The following are from one region of the Mauremys reevesii isolate NIE-2019 linkage group 2, ASM1616193v1, whole genome shotgun sequence genome:
- the YES1 gene encoding tyrosine-protein kinase Yes gives MGCIKSKEDKGPTMKYRTDSPPEPVSSHISHYGSDSLQPTQSAAIKGPSVNFNSHSMTPFGGPSGMTPFGGASSSFSAVPSPYPNSLTGGVTVFVALYDYEARTTDDLSFKKGERFQIINNTEGDWWEARSIATGKTGYIPSNYVAPADSIQAEEWYFGKMGRKDAERLLLNPGNQRGIFLVRESETTKGAYSLSIRDWDEVRGDNVKHYKIRKLDSGGYYITTRAQFETLQKLVKHYTEHADGLCHKLTTVCPTVKPQTQGLSKDAWEIPRESLRLEVKLGQGCFGEVWMGTWNGTTKVAIKTLKPGTMMPEAFLQEAQIMKKLRHDKLVPLYAVVSEEPIFIVTEFMTKGSLLDFLKEGEGKCLKLPQLVDMAAQIADGMAYIERMNYIHRDLRAANILVGDNLVCKIADFGLARLIEDNEYTARQGAKFPIKWTAPEAALYGRFTIKSDVWSFGILLTELVTKGRVPYPGMVNREVLEQVERGYRMPCPQGCPESLHELMKLCWKKDPDERPTFEYIQSFLEDYFTATEPQYQPGDNL, from the exons ATGGGGTGCATTAAAAGCAAAGAGGACAAAGGTCCAACTATGAAATATAGAACTGATAGCCCTCCAGAACCTGTTAGTTCCCACATCAGCCATTATGGATCAGATTCTCTCCAACCAACACAGTCGGCTGCAATAAAGGGACCATCAGTTAACTTTAACAGTCATTCCATGACTCCATTTGGAGGACCTTCGGGGATGACCCCCTTTGGAGGAGCCTCTTCCTCGTTTTCAGCTGTGCCAAGTCCATATCCTAATAGTTTAACAG GTGGTGTGACTGTTTTTGTGGCCTTATATGATTATGAAGCTAGAACTACAGATGATCTTTCGTTTAAGAAGGGTGAACGGTTCCAGATAATAAACAACAC GGAAGGAGACTGGTGGGAAGCAAGATCCATTGCGACAGGAAAGACTGGCTACATCCCGAGCAATTATGTAGCTCCTGCAGATTCCATTCAGGCAGAAGA ATGGTATTTTGGTAAGATGGGCAGAAAAGATGCAGAGAGATTACTTTTAAATCCTGGGAACCAACGTGGTATTTTCTTAGTACGAGAGAGTGAAACCACTAAAG GTGCTTATTCCCTTTCTATACGTGACTGGGATGAGGTCAGAGGCGATAATGTGAAACACTACAAAATCagaaaacttgacagtggtggatACTATATCACAACTAGAGCCCAATTTGAGACTCTACAGAAGCTGGTTAAACACTATACAG AACATGCTGATGGCCTGTGTCATAAACTAACGACCGTGTGTCCAACTGTGAAACCCCAGACCCAGGGATTATCAAAAGATGCCTGGGAAATACCTAGAGAGTCTTTGCGGCTAGAAGTTAAGCTGGGCCAAGGATGCTTTGGAGAAGTATGGATGG GAACTTGGAATGGAACCACAAAAGTAGCAATCAAAACACTAAAACCTGGTACAATGATGCCAGAAGCTTTCCTGCAGGAGGCTCAGATCATGAAGAAATTACGACATGATAAACTTGTTCCGCTATATGCTGTTGTTTCTGAGGAGCCAATCTTCATAGTCACTGAATTCATGACAAAAG GTAGCTTACTAGACTTCCTTAAAGAAGGAGAAGGGAAATGCTTAAAACTTCCACAGTTAGTTGACATGGCTGCTCAG ATTGCTGATGGCATGGCATACATTGAAAGAATGAACTACATCCACAGAGACCTTCGGGCAGCTAATATTCTTGTAGGAGACAATCTTGTGTGTAAAATTGCAGATTTTGGTTTAGCAAGGTTAATAGAAGACAATGAGTACACTGCCAGACAAG GAGCCAAATTTCCAATTAAATGGACAGCTCCTGAGGCAGCATTATATGGTCGGTTTACAATCAAATCTGATGTGTGGTCATTTGGAATTTTGCTGACAGAACTGGTAACAAAGGGTAGAGTGCCATATCCAG GGATGGTGAAtcgtgaagttctggaacaagtAGAACGTGGGTATAGGATGCCTTGCCCACAGGGCTGTCCAGAGTCTCTCCATGAATTAATGAAACTGTGTTGGAAGAAGGACCCTGATGAAAGACCAACATTTGAATATATTCAATCTTTCTTGGAAGATTACTTCACTGCTACAGAACCACAGTACCAACCTGGAGACAATTTATAA